From a single Streptomyces sp. NBC_01264 genomic region:
- a CDS encoding Pls/PosA family non-ribosomal peptide synthetase: MLEESTDAWTSCPPGTAGSPAAETARLLAEVLAEAVGVEQVPGDSNFFDDLGADSLVMAGFCARVRKRADLPPVSMKDVYRYPTANGLASALTRVAPQAPASTHTVPAASTPVSAGPVTTGPASIQASTQASTPVSASVRRMAARAGTGQYLLCGMLQFLVFLGYSYLAALATVRGFEWVGAGSGVLDVYLRSVLLGSVGFAGLCGVPIVAKWTLIGRFTSREFSVWTLGYVRWWLVKTLIRTSPVRLFTGSPLYSAYLRALGAKIGRDVAIFSTHVPVCVDLLTIGDGTVVRKDAFLSCYRAHDGLIQTGPVTLGRNVHVSEQTVLDINTSMGDRAQLGHASSLHAGQSVPAGERWHGSPAEPTGTDFRTVGAVDGSTARKLRYTVGQLLALMLVHLPLAAGCVTVLLAPLSQLNTMSQDGTSAFATGRFYLGVLAASFVLFFGAAFAALVIQGVVPRLLHLAVKPDTVYPLYGFHYGLQRAIALLTNRKFFTGLFGDSSAIVHYLRYLGYDLFRVTQTGSNFGSEVKHDNPFLTSVGSRTMVADGLSVINAEFSNTSFRLSRVSIGARSFLGNHIAYPSRARTGDNCLLATKVMVPVDGEVRENVGLLGSPPFAIPRTVMRDTRFQELESGGELRRRLAAKNRHNAVTAGLYLMARWIHVFAVTLLALGATTLYPSLGASAFALAGVLTLLFSVVYFALLERAVTGFKAQKPLYCSIYEPSFWRHERFWKMASVDYVQFFDGTPFKNLVWRLLGARIGKRVFDDGCFFPERSLVTIGDDCTLNAGTVIQCHSQEDGAFKSDRTTIGDGCTLGVGALVHYGVTLADRVQLACDSFLMKGEQAPQGARWAGNPARQLPDYTPPPTPPPAPPPAQPSGAAPRTRTRSVASDANPHRYQTGETPHGAQRIHQ, translated from the coding sequence ATGCTAGAAGAATCCACCGATGCCTGGACGTCCTGCCCGCCCGGCACGGCCGGCAGCCCGGCGGCCGAGACCGCGCGGCTCCTCGCGGAGGTGCTTGCCGAGGCCGTGGGTGTGGAGCAGGTGCCGGGTGACAGCAACTTCTTTGATGATCTGGGTGCCGATTCGCTGGTGATGGCCGGGTTCTGTGCCCGGGTCAGGAAGCGGGCCGACCTGCCGCCTGTATCGATGAAGGACGTCTACCGGTATCCCACGGCCAACGGCCTGGCCTCGGCGCTCACCCGCGTCGCGCCCCAGGCCCCTGCTTCCACTCACACCGTGCCCGCAGCCTCGACGCCCGTATCCGCTGGGCCCGTGACCACGGGACCGGCATCAATCCAGGCATCAACTCAGGCATCAACGCCGGTGTCCGCTTCGGTGCGCAGGATGGCGGCGCGGGCGGGCACAGGGCAGTACCTGCTGTGCGGAATGCTGCAGTTCCTGGTGTTCCTCGGCTACTCCTACCTCGCCGCCCTGGCCACGGTCCGAGGCTTCGAGTGGGTCGGCGCCGGCTCCGGCGTGCTCGATGTCTACCTGCGATCCGTACTGCTGGGCAGTGTCGGCTTTGCCGGCCTGTGCGGGGTGCCGATCGTGGCGAAGTGGACCCTCATCGGTCGTTTCACGAGCCGCGAGTTTTCCGTCTGGACCCTCGGCTACGTACGCTGGTGGCTGGTCAAAACCTTGATCCGCACGAGTCCTGTCCGTCTGTTCACCGGGTCGCCGTTGTATTCGGCGTATCTCAGGGCGCTGGGCGCGAAGATCGGGCGCGATGTCGCGATCTTCTCCACGCATGTCCCTGTCTGCGTCGATCTGCTCACGATCGGTGACGGAACCGTGGTCCGCAAGGATGCGTTCCTCTCCTGCTACCGGGCGCACGACGGTCTCATCCAGACCGGCCCCGTCACCCTCGGCCGCAACGTCCACGTCAGTGAGCAGACCGTCCTCGACATCAACACCTCGATGGGCGACCGGGCCCAGCTCGGGCACGCCTCCAGCCTGCACGCCGGTCAGAGCGTCCCCGCGGGCGAGCGCTGGCACGGGTCACCGGCCGAGCCCACCGGTACGGACTTCCGCACGGTCGGTGCCGTCGACGGCTCCACCGCCAGGAAGCTCCGTTACACCGTCGGACAGCTGCTCGCCCTGATGCTGGTGCATCTGCCGCTGGCCGCCGGCTGTGTCACAGTGCTGCTGGCCCCGCTGTCACAGCTGAACACAATGTCTCAGGACGGGACTTCGGCGTTCGCCACCGGGAGGTTCTACCTGGGTGTGCTGGCCGCGTCCTTCGTGCTGTTCTTCGGAGCCGCCTTCGCCGCGCTGGTCATCCAGGGCGTGGTGCCGCGCCTGCTCCATCTGGCGGTCAAGCCGGACACGGTCTATCCGCTCTACGGCTTCCACTACGGTCTGCAGCGGGCCATCGCGCTGCTGACCAACAGGAAGTTCTTCACGGGACTGTTCGGCGACAGCTCCGCGATCGTCCACTACCTGCGCTACCTCGGCTACGACCTGTTCCGTGTCACACAGACCGGTTCGAACTTCGGTAGCGAAGTGAAGCACGACAACCCGTTCTTGACCTCGGTGGGCAGCAGGACGATGGTCGCCGACGGCCTGTCCGTCATCAACGCCGAATTCTCCAACACGTCATTCAGGCTGTCCCGGGTCTCGATCGGAGCCCGCAGTTTCCTCGGCAACCACATTGCCTACCCCTCGCGGGCCAGGACCGGTGACAACTGTCTGCTGGCGACGAAGGTGATGGTCCCGGTCGACGGAGAGGTACGGGAGAACGTGGGCCTGCTGGGCTCGCCCCCCTTCGCCATTCCGCGCACGGTGATGCGGGACACCCGGTTCCAGGAGCTGGAGAGCGGTGGCGAGCTGCGTCGGCGCCTGGCTGCCAAGAACCGGCACAATGCCGTCACGGCGGGGCTGTACCTGATGGCGCGGTGGATCCACGTCTTCGCCGTGACCCTTCTCGCCCTGGGCGCCACCACCCTCTACCCCTCGCTAGGAGCGTCGGCGTTCGCGCTGGCCGGTGTCCTCACGCTGCTGTTCAGCGTCGTCTACTTCGCGCTGCTCGAACGGGCCGTCACCGGGTTCAAGGCGCAGAAGCCTCTGTACTGCTCGATCTACGAGCCGTCGTTCTGGCGGCACGAGCGCTTCTGGAAGATGGCGTCGGTCGATTACGTCCAGTTCTTCGACGGGACTCCGTTCAAGAACCTCGTCTGGCGGTTGCTGGGCGCGCGGATCGGCAAGCGGGTCTTCGACGACGGCTGCTTCTTCCCCGAGCGGAGCCTCGTCACCATCGGGGACGACTGCACGTTGAACGCGGGCACGGTGATCCAGTGCCACTCGCAGGAGGACGGCGCCTTCAAGTCCGACCGCACCACGATCGGTGACGGCTGCACCCTCGGTGTCGGCGCGCTCGTCCACTACGGCGTGACGTTGGCAGACCGTGTCCAGCTCGCCTGCGATTCCTTCCTCATGAAAGGCGAGCAGGCCCCACAGGGGGCCCGGTGGGCGGGAAACCCGGCCCGACAGCTGCCGGACTACACCCCGCCACCCACCCCGCCACCCGCACCGCCGCCGGCGCAGCCGTCCGGCGCCGCGCCCCGCACCCGAACCCGCTCGGTGGCGTCTGACGCCAACCCACATCGCTACCAGACAGGAGAGACCCCTCATGGAGCTCAACGCATCCACCAGTAG
- the sbnA gene encoding 2,3-diaminopropionate biosynthesis protein SbnA: MPVISAPQDFNQDDLYVDLEAVTGHRLFLKCEGFNFAGSIKLKAATAMVEAAESDGLLTPGSILVESSSGNLGVALSMIAASKGYRFVCVTDSRCNLATRLLLETLGSQVHIVTEPSPTGGLLGARIDHVRALCASDDRYVWLNQYTNPNNHSAHYRITAPAIARAFPDLDVLFIGAGTTGTLMGCARYFRTWHRPVRIVAIDPEGSATFGHTSGRRMIPGLGTSIRPPLLDTSYVDEVVHVNEAETIRTCHQLARHGFVFGGSTGTVVKGATQWLAQREQQVTAVAIAPDLGERYLDTVYQTSWVQDLYGEDVLQPQPATAASPTG; this comes from the coding sequence ATGCCGGTCATATCCGCCCCCCAGGATTTCAACCAGGACGACCTCTACGTCGACCTCGAGGCCGTCACCGGGCACCGGCTGTTCCTCAAATGCGAAGGATTCAACTTCGCGGGGTCCATCAAGCTCAAAGCCGCAACCGCGATGGTCGAGGCCGCCGAAAGCGACGGCCTGCTCACCCCTGGATCCATTCTGGTGGAATCCTCCTCCGGCAACCTCGGAGTGGCGCTGAGCATGATCGCAGCGAGCAAGGGCTACCGGTTCGTATGCGTGACCGACTCCCGCTGCAACCTGGCGACCCGGCTGCTCCTGGAGACCCTCGGCAGCCAGGTCCACATCGTCACCGAGCCCTCCCCCACCGGCGGACTGCTCGGCGCCCGCATCGACCACGTCCGCGCCCTGTGCGCCTCCGACGACCGCTACGTATGGCTCAACCAGTACACCAACCCCAACAACCACAGCGCTCACTACCGGATCACCGCACCGGCCATCGCCCGCGCCTTCCCTGACCTCGATGTCCTCTTCATCGGGGCCGGCACCACCGGGACCCTGATGGGGTGCGCCCGCTACTTCCGCACCTGGCACCGCCCGGTACGCATCGTCGCGATCGATCCAGAGGGCTCCGCCACCTTTGGACACACGTCCGGTCGCCGCATGATCCCCGGCCTCGGCACCAGCATCCGCCCCCCGCTCCTCGACACCTCCTACGTGGACGAGGTGGTACACGTCAACGAAGCCGAGACGATTCGCACGTGCCACCAACTGGCCCGCCACGGCTTCGTCTTCGGCGGCTCAACCGGAACTGTCGTCAAGGGAGCCACCCAATGGCTGGCCCAGCGGGAACAGCAGGTGACCGCGGTCGCCATCGCCCCCGACCTCGGCGAGCGCTACCTCGACACCGTCTACCAGACCAGCTGGGTGCAGGACCTCTACGGCGAGGACGTGCTCCAGCCCCAGCCCGCCACCGCCGCCAGCCCGACGGGCTGA
- a CDS encoding NUDIX hydrolase family protein: MSDMIETTPGWLTTDELEVARAQMPILYVTAVPVRVDESGEVTSIGLLLRIGPDGTVSRTLVSGRVLHHERVRDALLRHLEKDLGPVALPRVPASLQPFTVAEYFPTAGITAYHDPRQHAVSLAYVVPVAGDCRPRQDALNLVWFSPQEAADLAVNNEMPGGHGVLLKQALAHTGHTY, translated from the coding sequence ATGTCTGACATGATCGAAACCACGCCCGGCTGGCTGACCACGGACGAACTCGAAGTGGCCAGGGCCCAGATGCCGATCCTGTACGTGACAGCGGTTCCTGTGCGCGTGGACGAGAGCGGCGAAGTCACCAGCATCGGACTACTGCTGCGCATCGGCCCGGACGGAACGGTCAGCCGGACCCTCGTGTCCGGACGCGTCCTGCACCACGAGCGGGTCCGTGACGCGCTGTTGCGCCATCTGGAGAAGGACCTCGGGCCCGTGGCTCTGCCCCGTGTCCCCGCATCCCTCCAGCCCTTCACCGTCGCCGAGTACTTCCCCACCGCCGGCATCACCGCCTATCACGACCCCCGCCAGCACGCGGTGTCGCTGGCCTACGTCGTCCCGGTGGCCGGCGACTGCCGGCCCCGGCAGGACGCACTGAACCTGGTCTGGTTCAGCCCCCAGGAGGCCGCCGACCTCGCCGTCAACAACGAGATGCCCGGCGGCCACGGCGTACTGCTGAAGCAGGCACTCGCGCACACAGGACACACCTACTGA
- a CDS encoding STAS domain-containing protein, with amino-acid sequence MDDLRLSHEHLPGDVTHVIAEGELDVFTHPLFREFSTELIILGHVWQLVDLTGVDFMDTSGVAVLHGAHKRASAHGGAVAVVCHEDGPGKPLRVIRLSRWGPTHETVERALEVLARARSEFEAG; translated from the coding sequence GTGGACGATCTGCGCCTGTCTCACGAGCATCTGCCCGGCGACGTCACGCACGTGATCGCGGAGGGTGAACTGGACGTCTTCACCCACCCCCTGTTCCGTGAGTTCTCCACCGAACTCATCATCCTCGGACACGTGTGGCAGCTCGTCGACCTGACCGGGGTCGACTTCATGGACACGTCCGGCGTCGCCGTCCTCCACGGTGCGCACAAGCGGGCGTCCGCTCATGGCGGCGCGGTGGCGGTCGTCTGCCACGAGGACGGCCCGGGCAAGCCCCTCCGCGTCATCCGGTTGAGCCGATGGGGGCCCACCCACGAAACCGTGGAGCGCGCCTTGGAGGTGCTGGCCCGGGCACGCTCGGAATTCGAAGCCGGCTGA